TAAGAGGAGTAGCACATAATGTACCTCCAATTACTTCAACCCAAACTAAAACGGGAGAAACTAcatctaaaataaaaaagaagagcaTGAAGTCAAAATCAACTGTTTGGGATCACTTTACCAAGTTTATTGATAACACCGGTGTACAAAAGGTAAGTGTAATTATTGTGATAAAGAGTTTTTTCTGATCCGAAAATGAATAACTACTTCACTTACATCACATGTCTGCATGCATGAAAAACCCTGATAATATAACTACAAGGCAATCTCAATTGTCTTTACAACCTATTTGTAGTACTCAAGAGGGAGGGACCCCAATTAGGTTCATTAAGTACATAGTATTTTGATCAAGTGGTTTCGAGATAGAAACTAACTAAGATGATTATTGTTGATGGGgttctatttatatttataggAGGGGAAGGGTTTAAAGAATGGGTTGAATACACACAACTTAAGTTTTGAATACTATCCCGTTGGACAATATCAAGAGATTATTATGACTTGTATttagagaaagaaaaaatttaaaaaaaatttagagaacTAGTcaaagggttttgtattactatAGATACATGAATCTCATTGCAAAGAATTAATTATATGTGTGTCACTGCATATTATATTGATGATAATTACAtactaaaaaagaaaattattaatatttatcctATTACAGATCATAGAGGTGATGACATAGGCATGACAATTGAAAGTTACTTACTTAATTGGAGAATTAAGAGagtttttataataaatgtaGATAATGATAACTCAAATAGTGTtgtaattttctatttaaaaaagagAATCAATAGTTGGGggttttacattttaaattgtaaatattttcatatgaaATGTATTATTCACATAACCAACTTAGTTGTTGTTGATGGAATGAAGGATAATGCCTAATATATATTATAGACTATACACTATATTTCACTTTCGCGAATCcaactatatattttaaaaaatattttgaaaatcaatggacttaattaatttttttataacataatgattaaataataattttttatgcatTTACTTTTCATTTGTACTTCATGGACAGTATGACATTGTTtaggtaaaatttattttggtagttttttttttttaaaatgaaaatcagAAATTGGGAGAATAGAATCTAAAACTTCTCATATTTATTTCTGTGAGTGCTATTTTGATAGTTGTTCTAGTATGAGGCAATTAAATGGTTTATACTTATCCACCGAATAAGAtgtattgaattgaattgatttgTGGTTGTGAACTTAAATAACTGATTTCATAATAAATGAGACTGGTTTGATTCCAAATTTAATTCAAACCAACCATTCAATACCCttacttctccttcttcttttgctttttgTCTTtcgcattttttttttattttctttctattcttctttctatttatttttcatatttttttttcattaacttTGGATtacttttactattttttatatttctatataaaattatcaaaataaatatcatttatattttatcttattaaaaatttaattaaaatatgcaTTGAATATATGCATCATCATGTTGCATTCTTAGTGCATGCTGCATGGCGCTATAGTATCATAGATCCTTGGCATTGCAAGACTCATAAGTTTCTATTGATTTTTGGTTGTACAAAGATTGATTTCATGAGAAAATTTTTTACGATACACTCATTTCATGTAATACTCGCAcataatttaaagttaaaaagaaattttatataaaatatgttGAAACCtacatattaatataaaattctaaTTATTCATTGATTGGGTACAAGATCTAGACTACCACCTCATCGTCAAGGCAAATTATTAGATATCTAGACTATCACCTTATCGTGCATAAGATGCATCAAACCAATGATTATTATTGACTTGAAattaaaacttaataatttttatttttttaacttctaTTTAAAAATGGAAATTATAGTAGTGATGTATAGAAATTGATAATTTGTCGGTATTTTCGGATACTCAATTCGATTCAACTCTAATAAATGAATTTGTATAGTTATAATCGAATTTagtatgaatttaaatttaaaaaataatataacatcgattcaaatttgaaaaataatattcagATTGAGAtcgaatttgaattttatttataagataTTCAATACTCGaattcatttatataaataattaatttaatataaaaaaaatatattttataataatttttataaattttttatatatttttatttaaaaattaaaattttaatatttttataaatattaaattatttaaataaaaaatattaataaaaaatatttttcatataaattattaattaaaatatataagactaAAAACGTTAAGATTTTATTTAGataatgataattaaaattaggATGGATTCAGTTAGTTTGTATCAACTGTTAATTAAAATTGGGAgaagtttaaatattattaatatgaatCAGGTTTAACTaatataatttttgttaaatatttaatattttttaattaaaaattaaaagaaatagaatataaaatctcttaaatttatttaaatacacttTCTGCcgtaaattttcaatttatttatatttttagatttaataaatatttttttattttttttattttttatcaaatatgtTATAACGTAGCATCTCAGATATTATTAGTTTCCAGTACTATCTTAGTACGATGAAGCTATGCTTAAAATACTcaataattttctaaaattcttgCTTTATAGTAGATTAAATTTTACCAtggattatttttaattttttaaagggAGACATGaaattttcttattcttttacaCAACACTATATCCTACACGAAAAATTATTAAacgaaaaattattaaaatttaagtgctacattaaatcaataatattaatataaataatttaaaaattaaaatttaatgaattaaaattaaatttttgccTTTATGTAAAGGCAACTTTTAGTAGtgatataaattttttagtgggtaatctttattttttttaattacatatattaaaattatctttttaaatgAGGCATATAATTCAGTACACCACACTTCAACGATGAAGTGATACAATGGAGCGCTCAATAATGCCGTGAATGATCTCTCACCCTACACATCTTGACCATTTATGTTCCTATTATTCAAAGAAGATGACACACGGCCCCCACAAGGCTGACTGTTCTGGTGGATTGGATCCTCTACCTATTAACCACACGCTTTTCGTCTAGacattaaaatatcaatatcATTTTCAAATTAACATGCTAATATATTAcaataattgaaaaaagaaaaaaaagtgatGAATTTGATGATGGTCCATCTTATACAATTTCTTTCACAgaaattgtattttaaatttttaaatatatatctatactatataataaattattaattatataaatatcttaaaaataaagaaataacataatacatatttttattcctCATTTTATCAGCCACTCCAACAACAGCTATCAGCTGTATTCATCCATTATATCTAACACACTCTAAATAATGACCAAACTTTATTATGAAATAGTTATCTTCTAGCTTAATATTGGTAAAACTCAGGAGCGAGACGAGGACTGACCATAACTTCCAGAGGAGTTACATTAGACAAGGTGAGATTCAAACTTTCAGTCATGTCCACAGGTTCATTGTTTGGTGTTGTGAAATTAAATCCTTGAAGCAGCTTAGCCATTCCAAGCAGTATCACTTGCATAGCAAAATTGAGACCTGGACAAGACCTTCTACCCGAACCAAATGGTATGAGCTCGAAATTCTGACCCAAAATGTCTACTCCTGCATGGGTTGTCAGAAATCTATCAGGCTTGAACTCCTCAGGATTCGTCCATATACTCGGGTCTCGGTGCAACTTCCACAAATTTGTCAAAAGACGAGTACCCTTCGGAATATGGTATCCGAAAAGGGTGCAATCTTCCATTGATTCTCGAGGAACTCCCATGGGCACTGTTGGGTATAATCTCAGTGTTTCTTTCGTGATTGCTTTAAGGTACACTAAGTTTTCGATGTCGGATTCCTCTACAGGTCTTTCCCTCCCAATTTTCTGATCTATTTCCTCTTGGGCAAGCTCCAGTTCTCTCCTGTTGTTCAACAAATTAGCCAACATCCATGTCATGGTGAGGGCTGTTGTATCAAACCCAGCGAATATAAGAGTCTGCACAATTTAATTCAACTGTTAATAGCATGAAAAGctaatattttatcatttccTAAAAAAATATTGTACTTTAAGATATCTAGCGTTGCAAGATTTAAAAAATGATTCTTTTgtttaaaaaagtaaaagttTACCTGTATCGTTGCTTTGATAACAATTTCCCGGGAATGGCCGAACGTGGAATCGTCCTTAACTGAATTGAGCAAAACATCTATGAAATCGCGATTGGTCTGCGCCCCACCGTTAAGCCTTCTCAACTCATGTTCTTGAACCCAAACTTCCAAAATGGAATCTAATTCCTTGCTAACCTTCTTCATAGTTTTGACAGGACCAAAAAAATCTGTCCATCCTAGAAATGGAATCATGTCTGAAGGAACAAAAGCACCAGCAGCATACATGACGTCCCTCATGACTTGTCCAATGGGACGTCCCTTTTCATCATGTCCATTATTGTCACCTTCGAAGTATCGCTTCCCGGCCACCATTCTTGTCATTATATTCAGCACCAAATGTGCAAGCAATTCGCCAATGTTAACCTTGATTGGATTGCTcttgttttctttgaatttcttgAACAAATCATTGACTAAATGACTCACTTCAGATGTTCGAACATCCTTGAACAACTTTAGCCTCTGTACGGAGAGGACCTCGACCATGGCGAGCTTACGCACGTCGCGCCAATAGGAATTGTAAGGCGTGAAACCAAAGGCTGCACCGTTGTAGGCTAGGTACTTTGCTAGTCTATTTGATGGGCGTGAAGCTAAGAACTTGTCATTTGTTGTGAAGAACTCTTTCAGTATATGTTGATTGCTGACCACCACTGTGCGGTGAATCCCCAGCTTGATGGAGAAGATAGGGCCATGTTTATCAGCTATATCACCCAAGATTCGGGCAAATGGTTTCCTGGCACCAAGCTGATGAAGGTGACCTATAATTGGTAGGGCACCAGGCACTTGTGGGGGTAAAGGCTGCCCCTTACTGCTATATTTCCTTGACCTCCATTGGTTATAGAGTAGGAGTAGAGCTACAACTCCTAGAATTGatataaaatttgaagagaAATCCATGATATGAGTCTGGACTCTCTGAAGGGAGGATTTGGTTGTGTGCTGTAGTTGAAGAACTGAGTGGAATTTATAGAGCttcgtatttttttttttttttttggtactaACAGAGCTTCATAAAGTTACTCTTagcaggaaaaaaagaaaaaggaaaaacgcCGATCATTCGGAGTGGAAAAAAAATAGCTAAATCCAGTTTAATCcgaatttaaaatgtaaatatatGGGTTCAAttcttatataaaataataaattcgaTCAGATTTAGACAAAAATTAttggtaatttttatttaaaatcaccaaatttaagtcattttttattataattaataaactttaatttattttaaaaaaattattaatatttaaaaatttatttaaaatagtcACACCAATGAATTTCTTATAGATTTCTCTACATGcgactattttattattctaagcggcttaattttttattttttaaaaaaaaaagttattaccAAAAGTAAAAATGATTAAAGTTTACTAAATGTGAACGAACTTTAGATCTTCAGCTTCTCCCCTCTGTCACCCACCATTTCTCTTTTTAGATCTTCGGCTTTTCCTCTCTCAATTTCAATCACCGTCTCAAAATTTTCTATCAGTcatgaaattttcattttttcacCAAaccttaatttttttctattttccatCTTGACTCTCTCTATGCTTTATATTTTACAACCAAGACTCCTacatttctctctttctctctcgctTTTCCTCTCCTCCTTCAGCTTTATCTGTTGTCTCCGACACTGCCATGTCAGGTTTGGACCTGTCTATCTGCACGACTTAGGTTCGTTTTTTATAATGGGTCTAATTTTCCTCTGTCAATAAAAAATTCATCGGCAAATGGTAAATCGGGTTTCGGGAGGAATGGATTACGGACCATCCAGAACTCGAATTCGGAGGAGGTTAAAGCGCTGCTTCTTCTTCCAGTGCTTGGCTGGGTACACTTCTGTGGCTGTCTATGGTTGGTGTAGAGAGAGAGGAGGTAAGGTTGGAAAGTTTCTTAATTTGCTATAAAGATGTTGAAGAGTTTTAGTGCAGGTGATTTTAGAGTTACATGGAGTAAAGTAACTATATTTTCTGACGTGGCAAAGGAactcttttataaaattttttaagtcatgtaaaatatattatgtgtatattttattaaaaaatttattaaaaattaatacgaatcactattttaaataaaatttatttttttaaataaattaaaatttaataattataataaaacagTAATTTAAATTGAGTGAAAATTATTCAAGCATTGCTTTTGAAGTTGTCAGAAAAGTACACTGGTTCCGCAATGACTTGTGGACTATTGACattatattgaatttattttcattccCAGATTCCCACAAATAGAAATTTTATTCGGGGGATGTTAGTTTTacatattgatttttttaatataaaaagtaaaaattatttaattaatttaaaaaaatttacaaactaatgtattatttctttatataaatcaaattgatcacttatattaagaataataaaaatgatttattttttaaaactaaaaagagtttcattttaattatttgctttttcgaaattatttttctaaaaataagtttatcaatttttatataaaaataagtaataaatatttttttaaaatataatattttataataaaataaaagtacaaataattttataaataattgtacataaaaataataataaattattattataaaatatataataattaaaaaaaattattatataatttaacacACTTTTTAAATAGTgtcttataatttaatttataataaaaaaattatttgattttactGTATTAGCTAAGTAGAATATTTTCTCTAACAcggttaataataaattaatttaaaataatttttaattacactaattatattttgatttttaaatttagtaaaacatataatttggtatatatatatttctaaatttaattataaagttttcttttattaataaagtaatttctttagttataatttatttttttatttttataaattagtctctaaatattataattatttataaataagtattcaaactattttttcatatttattaatgatattacataataataatttaaaaaagactATGTGCTGATACTGAAAAATAGAATTATGTGATAAAAGTCTAATTAGGTGATATTTGGTTTCACAGAGTTCATATCAGTctcagtaattttttaatttaaaaaagagagaataaagatatatttatacttttaattgaaaaaaataaatgaaaagattaaaatttaaatatattgattatagagagatttaagtattcgattttaaaaatatagagatcaatctaataattataataaagtttaatgactaatatataatttatctatttaaaaaaataataaaaatatttttatacaaaaataaatgaaaaagactTTCTATTTAGATGGATTAATTATAGagagatttaaatatttagtttaaaaatgtaaaaattaatttgttaattatactaaatgaatttgaatgtttaattttaaattcgtttaaatgtttaattttaaaaatataaaaattaatttgttaattatagaaacaaatataatttacctaattaataattatatatctcACAGGTATGTCATGCGCAGTATCAGGGTGTGAAGGAGTATTATTAGAGCTTAACTAGTACCGTGATAAATGGAACCATTAGTCTGTGTCTTGGATCCGTCCACCGAGAAACTGTTGCTTTGTGTGAGTCTGTGGTTGATTTTTCCTACAAATTTTAATGTCTTTATGAATTATGAAGACTGAAGACTGTTCGGTGTTGCTGAGTATACAGGAGCGGAGATTGAAAATACAGCAATAATATGGACGGATGGATGTAAGCTTAATCTCGCGTGGGTTTTTTCAGTTGCGTGGTTTTGTGGAAGAGGAGCCAGCCGCCTAATTGGATAATGATGAATAGACCTAATTTTGTGGAGAGTCTGAACGAAGAAATTGACACTGGAAAAGTAGAAGCAGATGCATGACATGGCACGGCATCAAAGGAGAGGGCTGGGATCAAGGTCTGTCTCCGGATAACATGGAGCAGCAGTTTAATTATGTTCTTGCAACAGATAAAAATCaccattaaaattataatgttattaaaaataaaatcaattattaattaaaatatattattattatctataaTCTTtgcaattattttaaattacttttatattattatattaataatattaaaacaataatttcaaaaatattattaaaattataacttaaatattctaaaaatttaaaactttaatacTTTTGTCAAtgttatttaattctttttttgccaattttaatttaatttaaattttttatattaattttagtccataattaaaattcaaatgaaatcGGTCACAGCATATAtggtataaatattaatattttaattattattattaatagtagctaaaaattttataataaaaaaaatttaaaacctttccacttttattaattatagcctaatttaaagatttattttaaatataatcaaCTGATTAAATTATACTATGTATAAATATAGAAAAGGGCAAAtaatgtgattttttaaaatataatcgtTTATATTTTGTAACTATAATTTTATACttggttaaaaaaaatatatttattattttttaaattctttattttaattcgttaaaataaatttctatttaaatttaaattatttgattaaacaaaaaaattcttaaagaCCAAATTCATCATTTtaaatgaacaaattgattaacttcgcaaaaattttattatgtaaatttttttcAGTCGTGGTATTTGAACTTGAATATTGACTTTGAAAActtcaactttaatttttctaaaatagatataattgaAAATACTGTTGAAAAGATGACATTAGTCACTACTGCCTTTCCACAACACCGTAGCATACTTATCTTTGACCATTTATGTTAGGTTACGATTTGTCAAGCAAAATGACATCTGTACCCCACGAGGCTGATTATTTGGATCCTCTGCGTATTAACCATACGCTACTTATCTAGACATTAAAATACTGCCGCACGCATTGCTCAACCAATGGCTCTGTAGCGTCTTGCTGCCGTGCCCATTACTCTCCAACGGCCCGTGGCGTAAGCCGTCGCGTGCATTGCCTAGCCAACGCATCCGTGGCTTAAGTATTTCAAGTGTATGGATTATTCAGTGCTTCAGGTATAACATTTCATTATATTGaggttatatattaaattaataatattaagataaataatttaaaaaaaaaatacttattaaaatcacattattattaaaaaaattatatatatcaaaaaataaaaatttaatttaaatttattaaatttaaattttttattctaataatattgacttattatattattttaacgtGATGAGATGGTACACGAGAGATTATTGGATGTTTTAAAAACATCTAACTCATTGAACCAAATACATTACAATAcagtgataaaaaaattaaaaaaaattattcactgAATTTAcatcattattaattaaaaaaattaaaatttataaaattttaatttttttaataatgtgaTGTAATATAAAGGTAAGTATTTCATTAGTTTCATTCAATTTTGAATGAAatggaataaattaaaaattaaaattttaatatttataaaaattaaattaaattgattttagttagaaatcaaactgaattaaatcaatttgatttaattcgatttgattgatttaaattttaattaattttttattttttacactttatttttaatattttaaaatttaattaaaatattttaatttttattaattataatctgatctttatttattattaaaaataatatattattattactaattgattcgatttaattttttttattaaaattaaatttaattaaaatataaaaatatttaaaagtataaattaaattaaattaaaataaataaaaaaattaaattaaaattttaaattaatttaatttaattaatttaatttaattaatttttttgatttaaattaaatacgaATCGCGCTGATAACGTTGGTAATATGCTGTTAACATGCGAAGGATCCGAGCCATCAGGGCAATCAGTCACGTGGGGGCACATGCGTTAATATGCGAAGGATCCAAGCCGTCAGGATAATCAGTCACGTAAGAGCACATGCGTCATTTTCTTTGATAAATCGTCGCTTGAGTTTTTGAGACTCAGCTTTTTTCTTCTATTGCTGGAGGGAATTGTGTTGCCTAAGCATATTTTTCCTTGcataaaacaaacaaaaataatTCATAAGTATTGGGTATTGTGGTTATGCCCATTTTAGATTAAGATATAAAGTTAAAATTGTGATAAATCATTACTTTATAATTATGCagaaaaagcaaataaaaattttttattgcaacaccattaaatattattaatgtgataaaaaaatttaaaaaaagtccTAAACATAGGGCATAGGGACCTACCACATATGCATATGTGTTcagttaatataaaatattttttattaaaattttttaat
This genomic interval from Manihot esculenta cultivar AM560-2 chromosome 12, M.esculenta_v8, whole genome shotgun sequence contains the following:
- the LOC110627830 gene encoding cytochrome P450 CYP82D47, producing MDFSSNFISILGVVALLLLYNQWRSRKYSSKGQPLPPQVPGALPIIGHLHQLGARKPFARILGDIADKHGPIFSIKLGIHRTVVVSNQHILKEFFTTNDKFLASRPSNRLAKYLAYNGAAFGFTPYNSYWRDVRKLAMVEVLSVQRLKLFKDVRTSEVSHLVNDLFKKFKENKSNPIKVNIGELLAHLVLNIMTRMVAGKRYFEGDNNGHDEKGRPIGQVMRDVMYAAGAFVPSDMIPFLGWTDFFGPVKTMKKVSKELDSILEVWVQEHELRRLNGGAQTNRDFIDVLLNSVKDDSTFGHSREIVIKATIQTLIFAGFDTTALTMTWMLANLLNNRRELELAQEEIDQKIGRERPVEESDIENLVYLKAITKETLRLYPTVPMGVPRESMEDCTLFGYHIPKGTRLLTNLWKLHRDPSIWTNPEEFKPDRFLTTHAGVDILGQNFELIPFGSGRRSCPGLNFAMQVILLGMAKLLQGFNFTTPNNEPVDMTESLNLTLSNVTPLEVMVSPRLAPEFYQY